In one window of Miscanthus floridulus cultivar M001 chromosome 12, ASM1932011v1, whole genome shotgun sequence DNA:
- the LOC136497321 gene encoding large ribosomal subunit protein eL6x-like: MAPSSKLSQGIKKASRSHAYHRRGLWAIKAKHGGAFPKAEKPAAVAEPKFYPADDVKPRKPSTRKPKPTKLRSSITPGTVLILLAGRFMGKRVVFLKQLKSGLLLVTGPFKINGVPIRRVNQTYVIATSTKVDISGVNVEKFDDKYFAREKKKKATKTEGELFETEKEATKDLPQFKKDDQKVVDAELIKAIEAVPDLKTYLGARFSLRDGDKPHEMVF, translated from the exons ATGGCGCCGTCGTCTAAGCTGTCGCAGGGCATCAAGAAGGCCTCGCGGTCCCACGCGTACCACCGCCGCGGTCTGTGGGCGATCAAGGCTAAGCACGGCGGCGCCTTCCCCAAGGCAGAGAAGCCCGCCGCGGTCGCCGAGCCCAAGTTTTACCCCGCCGATGACGTGAAGCCGCGCAAGCCCAGCACCCGCAAGCCGAAGCCCACCAAGCTTAG GTCGTCAATCACTCCAGGCACCGTGCTGATTCTGCTCGCCGGGAGGTTCATGGGGAAGAGAGTTGTTTTCCTCAAGCAGCTCAAATCTGGCCTGCTCCTTGTTACTG GGCCTTTCAAGATCAATGGAGTCCCAATCCGCCGTGTGAATCAGACCTACGTCATTGCAACCTCCACAAAGGTTGATATCTCTGGTGTTAACGTAGAGAAGTTCGATGACAAGTACTTtgcaagggagaagaagaagaaggcaaccAAGACTGAGGGTGAACTTTTTGAGACAGAGAAAGAG GCAACCAAGGACCTGCCGCAGTTCAAGAAGGATGACCAGAAGGTGGTGGACGCCGAGCTGATCAAAGCTATTGAGGCTGTGCCGGATCTGAAAACCTACCTCGGTGCGCGGTTCTCTCTCAGGGACGGCGACAAGCCCCATGAGATGGTTTTCTAG